In Reinekea thalattae, a genomic segment contains:
- a CDS encoding flavodoxin yields MTKIGIFFGTDTGTTRKMAKTMYKELGEDLADKPLNINRVDAETLSGYDFLILGTPTYGHGELPGLSADCQEESWEEFMPNFDDIDLSGKKVALFGLGDQVNYSEEFVDGLAELYEAVVETGATLVGRWPTEGYSFEASAADDGGEFFGLVLDNDNQSNLHANRISQWLDKVKQEMGITEAAIA; encoded by the coding sequence ATGACTAAGATAGGCATTTTTTTTGGTACCGATACTGGCACCACTCGCAAAATGGCAAAAACAATGTACAAAGAATTAGGCGAGGATTTAGCCGACAAACCGTTAAACATTAACCGTGTTGATGCAGAAACCCTGTCCGGTTACGACTTTCTAATTTTAGGGACGCCGACCTATGGTCACGGAGAACTCCCAGGTCTGAGTGCCGACTGTCAAGAAGAAAGCTGGGAGGAGTTTATGCCTAATTTCGATGATATTGATTTGAGCGGCAAAAAGGTTGCCCTGTTTGGCTTGGGTGATCAGGTTAATTACAGTGAAGAGTTTGTTGATGGTTTAGCAGAGTTGTATGAAGCCGTTGTGGAAACAGGTGCAACACTGGTAGGACGTTGGCCTACCGAAGGCTATAGCTTTGAAGCTTCAGCTGCGGATGATGGCGGCGAGTTTTTTGGTTTGGTGTTGGATAACGACAATCAATCAAACCTGCATGCTAATCGTATTAGCCAGTGGCTGGATAAAGTGAAACAAGAAATGGGTATTACCGAAGCCGCCATAGCTTAG
- a CDS encoding alcohol dehydrogenase family protein produces the protein MSITSLLGDKQRFDVKPEDTTMKAVVTMANGGYEQLNYTDVPMPKPLAGEVLVQVLAAGVNNTEINTRLGWYSSKVTQGTDALNANDDEKSSAAEELDGGWNEQTPFPFIQGTDCCGRIVAVGEGVDPTRIGERILIRACIRRDNWQSLENIWMASDFDGAFAQFVKITASEAFAVECDWSDAELGTIPCAYGTAENMVHRAGVAKGEHVLVAGASGGVGSAVVQLAKRRGAKVTAIVGKDKMDMLKELGVDQVIERNADLVEVLGDKSVDVVIDNVAGEAFTQMSVVMKRGGRYASSGAIAGPLVTLDMRNFYLKDLTFIGCTAWDEPVFPNLVSYIERGEIKPLLAKTYPLADIVNAQKAFTEKKHVGKFVLLPPELTEAQQQYIDKVNG, from the coding sequence ATGAGTATTACCAGCCTGTTGGGCGACAAGCAGCGATTCGATGTAAAACCTGAAGACACTACCATGAAAGCGGTTGTGACCATGGCAAACGGCGGCTATGAGCAGCTAAATTACACCGATGTTCCTATGCCGAAACCATTAGCAGGCGAGGTGCTTGTCCAAGTGTTGGCAGCCGGTGTCAATAATACCGAGATTAACACTCGTTTAGGCTGGTACTCCTCTAAGGTGACGCAAGGTACCGATGCACTGAACGCTAATGACGATGAAAAATCCAGCGCAGCAGAAGAGCTTGATGGTGGCTGGAATGAGCAGACACCGTTCCCGTTCATTCAAGGTACCGACTGCTGTGGTCGTATTGTCGCCGTGGGTGAGGGGGTTGACCCTACTCGTATCGGTGAACGAATTTTGATTCGTGCCTGTATTCGTCGTGATAATTGGCAGTCGCTAGAAAATATCTGGATGGCATCAGACTTTGACGGTGCCTTCGCGCAGTTTGTGAAAATCACTGCAAGTGAAGCATTCGCGGTTGAGTGCGACTGGTCCGATGCCGAATTAGGCACCATTCCTTGTGCTTACGGTACGGCTGAAAATATGGTCCACCGTGCTGGAGTGGCTAAAGGTGAGCACGTATTAGTTGCAGGCGCTTCGGGTGGCGTCGGCTCTGCGGTAGTGCAATTGGCCAAACGACGTGGCGCTAAAGTCACCGCCATTGTCGGTAAAGATAAGATGGACATGCTGAAAGAACTGGGCGTAGACCAAGTGATAGAGCGCAATGCAGACTTGGTTGAAGTATTGGGCGACAAATCTGTTGACGTGGTCATCGACAATGTCGCCGGTGAAGCCTTTACACAAATGTCCGTGGTGATGAAGCGCGGCGGTCGATATGCATCTTCTGGTGCGATTGCTGGGCCTTTGGTGACATTAGATATGCGGAACTTTTATTTAAAAGACCTGACCTTTATTGGTTGTACCGCTTGGGACGAACCCGTTTTTCCTAATTTGGTTTCCTATATTGAGCGTGGTGAAATAAAGCCTTTGTTAGCGAAAACCTATCCATTGGCTGATATCGTCAATGCCCAAAAAGCCTTTACTGAGAAAAAACACGTCGGTAAATTTGTTTTGCTGCCGCCAGAGTTAACTGAGGCTCAGCAGCAATACATCGATAAGGTGAACGGCTAA
- a CDS encoding electron transport complex subunit E — MSDYKSIFADGLWRNNVVLGQSLALCPLLAVTSSATNGLGLGLATLFVMVFANLMTSLMKGWVTRAIRIPINILLIATLVTVTDLLLNAYLHDLHKVLGLFIPLIVTNCAILGRVESFASRSALLPSMADGFAMGLGFTLVLTGMGAVREILGSGTLFANASLLLGPGFEFLEVTLIPEYRGFLLAILPPGGFLVLSFILAAQKKIQRLSAQRSDRKKALAPSENPLAMEGS; from the coding sequence ATGAGTGATTACAAATCGATTTTTGCCGATGGCTTGTGGCGCAACAACGTTGTCTTGGGGCAAAGTTTGGCACTCTGCCCTTTACTGGCGGTGACATCCAGCGCGACCAACGGCTTAGGTTTAGGCTTGGCGACGTTATTTGTCATGGTGTTTGCCAACCTAATGACGTCATTGATGAAAGGTTGGGTGACTCGTGCCATTCGCATTCCGATAAATATTTTATTAATCGCGACACTGGTGACGGTGACCGATTTATTGCTCAATGCTTACTTGCATGACTTACATAAAGTTTTGGGTTTGTTTATCCCGCTAATTGTCACCAATTGCGCCATTTTAGGCCGAGTCGAATCCTTCGCCAGTCGCAGTGCTTTACTACCGTCTATGGCCGATGGTTTTGCGATGGGGTTAGGCTTTACTTTGGTGCTAACAGGCATGGGAGCTGTACGTGAAATTTTAGGTAGCGGTACTCTGTTTGCTAATGCCAGTTTGTTGTTAGGACCAGGTTTTGAGTTTTTAGAAGTCACGCTGATACCAGAGTATCGTGGTTTCTTGCTGGCTATTTTACCGCCGGGCGGGTTTCTTGTGTTGAGCTTTATTTTGGCGGCGCAGAAAAAAATTCAGCGGCTGTCTGCGCAACGAAGTGATCGTAAAAAAGCGCTCGCGCCTTCAGAAAATCCGTTAGCGATGGAGGGTTCCTAA
- a CDS encoding RnfH family protein, translated as MQVSVAYALPEQQWWLNVDIAEGATVMAAIHKSGLLELNKDINLEHQKVGIFGRLVSLETALAEGDRVEIYRPITWQGDDDDDD; from the coding sequence ATGCAAGTGAGTGTTGCATATGCCTTGCCGGAGCAGCAATGGTGGTTGAATGTTGATATTGCCGAGGGCGCCACTGTGATGGCGGCTATTCATAAAAGCGGCTTACTCGAGCTTAATAAAGACATCAATTTAGAACATCAAAAGGTTGGTATTTTTGGTCGGTTAGTCAGTTTAGAAACAGCGTTGGCAGAAGGTGATCGAGTTGAAATTTATCGGCCTATCACTTGGCAAGGTGACGACGATGATGACGATTGA
- the cowN gene encoding N(2)-fixation sustaining protein CowN, translating into MTTGTTKDRYVTFCDIECDRNANELIAKLDRLIAEGRGSEQWRHYFRQKREEQLAREHDNLHLIGNQINPLYEFFNEVEDEQAVELLYQIEQECC; encoded by the coding sequence ATGACAACAGGTACGACAAAAGATCGTTATGTCACCTTTTGTGATATTGAATGCGATCGTAACGCAAATGAGCTGATTGCAAAGCTGGATCGATTGATTGCTGAAGGTCGTGGCTCTGAACAATGGCGGCATTATTTTCGTCAAAAGCGTGAAGAGCAGCTGGCGCGAGAACACGATAACTTGCATCTGATTGGCAATCAGATTAACCCGCTTTATGAATTTTTCAATGAGGTTGAAGATGAACAGGCGGTAGAACTTCTGTATCAAATTGAGCAAGAATGCTGTTAG
- a CDS encoding YrbL family protein: MYHSYLKLNELTPIAISRTRYIYEHPDNPELLVKVHRRIEISGPMSRLQHWYRNIEDRFIFLSGNLRELNIYFQSRYNRADTLVRYIAPIEGIVDTDLGLGLVVSAVRDKKGNLAPTIGKLFRENRMNTSRAKKLRALLEQIEKTDLVIGDLNFGNIVLEQPADGEEDFYLIDGLGEKTLFPIQTISRYARRKNKQTFITAVEKRLAEAGF, encoded by the coding sequence TTGTATCATAGCTACCTAAAACTGAATGAACTGACGCCAATTGCGATCAGTCGAACCCGCTACATTTATGAACACCCAGATAACCCTGAGTTGCTGGTAAAGGTTCATCGCCGTATAGAAATATCTGGGCCTATGAGCCGACTACAACATTGGTATCGCAATATTGAAGATCGTTTTATCTTTCTTTCTGGCAATTTACGCGAGTTAAATATCTATTTTCAGTCTCGCTACAATCGAGCAGATACTCTGGTGCGCTATATCGCCCCGATAGAAGGGATTGTCGACACAGACTTAGGGCTTGGTTTGGTGGTATCGGCAGTTCGCGATAAGAAGGGAAATCTAGCACCAACTATCGGTAAGTTATTCCGCGAAAACCGAATGAATACCAGCCGCGCTAAAAAGCTTAGGGCGTTGCTTGAGCAAATTGAAAAAACAGATTTAGTCATTGGCGACCTAAATTTTGGCAACATTGTTTTGGAACAACCAGCAGACGGCGAAGAAGATTTCTACCTAATCGACGGCCTTGGCGAGAAAACCCTGTTTCCGATTCAAACCATTTCAAGATACGCGCGACGAAAAAACAAACAAACATTTATTACCGCTGTTGAGAAACGCCTTGCCGAGGCTGGTTTTTAA
- a CDS encoding RnfABCDGE type electron transport complex subunit D, translating into MKYNIASGPHTHGGDSSSSLMYQVILALLPTSLFGLYVFGVSALLVLLTASISALLAESIMLYWRGVNQSSLFDGSALLTGWLLALSLPPATPLWIVALGSFFAIAIGKHAYGGLGQNLFNPAMLARVMLLICFPVELTDWHAATPPVLTETGLDLNPYWLGIDAISSATPLAAEAPMLAVRSLWFGHHAGSLGETSALFILLGGLFLLWRKVINWVIPTAVLLGLALPALLLHAIKPDQFLSASTHLFSGAVFLAAFFIATDMVTSPVSVKGQWVFGLGCGLLIFLIRTFGNYPEGVAFSVLIMNATTPLIDHYLRPAVFGSRPKWFKEERA; encoded by the coding sequence ATGAAATACAACATAGCATCCGGCCCTCATACACACGGCGGAGACTCCAGTTCTTCGTTGATGTATCAGGTAATTTTAGCCTTGCTACCGACCAGCTTATTTGGGCTTTATGTGTTCGGCGTTTCAGCCCTGTTGGTTTTATTAACAGCAAGCATCAGTGCGCTACTGGCAGAGTCGATCATGCTTTATTGGCGCGGCGTCAACCAAAGCAGTTTGTTTGATGGCTCTGCGTTGTTAACCGGTTGGTTATTGGCGCTGAGTTTACCGCCAGCAACGCCACTCTGGATTGTCGCTCTGGGTTCTTTTTTTGCTATCGCCATTGGCAAACACGCCTATGGCGGCCTCGGCCAAAATCTATTTAACCCAGCCATGCTGGCGCGCGTAATGTTGTTGATTTGCTTTCCGGTTGAGTTAACGGATTGGCATGCGGCGACACCGCCGGTATTGACTGAAACCGGTTTGGATTTAAACCCATATTGGCTTGGCATCGATGCGATCTCATCAGCAACACCTTTAGCTGCAGAAGCGCCTATGCTTGCAGTGCGCAGTCTATGGTTTGGTCACCATGCTGGCAGCTTAGGTGAAACCAGCGCGTTGTTTATTTTATTGGGCGGTTTGTTTTTGTTGTGGCGAAAGGTGATCAATTGGGTTATTCCAACGGCTGTTTTGCTGGGATTAGCGTTGCCGGCCTTACTGTTGCACGCCATCAAGCCCGATCAGTTTTTATCTGCCAGTACGCATCTTTTTAGTGGTGCGGTTTTTTTAGCGGCGTTTTTCATTGCCACCGATATGGTGACGTCTCCGGTCAGTGTTAAGGGCCAGTGGGTGTTTGGTCTGGGTTGCGGCCTGTTGATATTTTTAATCCGTACTTTTGGCAACTATCCAGAAGGCGTCGCCTTTTCTGTATTGATTATGAATGCCACGACACCGCTGATTGATCACTACCTCAGACCTGCGGTATTTGGTAGCCGGCCTAAATGGTTCAAGGAGGAGCGTGCATGA
- the rsxG gene encoding electron transport complex subunit RsxG, translating to MSSLALKQFKETVSYQSLLLGGVTALATAILFLVANLTASAIQQQNAQDKMDGLNQVLPPSLYSNDLLATERGWLISDASYRVFIAKNASEAITGLAIQSVAKGYSGDIQLLVGLDAQQQIIAVRVLSHTETPGLGDKIERAKSDWVDSFYQQSLQRLSMKQWAVKKDGGVFDQFTGATITPRAVVGQVQQTLLAVQQEILPTLLSEGYELAKGDSDE from the coding sequence ATGAGCAGTCTGGCATTGAAACAATTTAAAGAAACCGTCAGTTATCAAAGTCTTTTATTGGGTGGTGTAACCGCCTTGGCCACGGCAATTTTATTTCTGGTTGCCAATCTAACTGCCAGTGCCATTCAACAACAGAATGCGCAAGATAAAATGGATGGTTTAAATCAGGTTTTACCTCCGTCGTTATACAGCAATGACTTGTTAGCGACAGAAAGAGGTTGGTTAATTTCGGATGCAAGCTATCGCGTATTCATTGCTAAGAACGCATCGGAAGCGATCACCGGCTTGGCCATTCAAAGTGTAGCAAAAGGCTATTCAGGCGATATTCAACTGTTGGTTGGGCTTGACGCGCAGCAGCAAATTATTGCTGTTCGTGTGTTATCCCATACCGAAACGCCAGGTTTAGGCGACAAAATTGAACGAGCTAAAAGCGATTGGGTCGATAGCTTTTATCAACAGTCGTTACAGCGTTTGTCGATGAAACAATGGGCGGTCAAAAAAGACGGTGGCGTGTTCGACCAATTTACTGGAGCCACCATTACGCCAAGAGCCGTTGTTGGTCAGGTACAGCAAACGCTGCTGGCGGTGCAGCAAGAAATTTTACCGACGCTGTTAAGCGAAGGTTATGAGCTAGCAAAGGGAGATTCAGATGAGTGA